From the genome of Streptomyces sp. V1I1, one region includes:
- a CDS encoding ATP-binding protein, translated as MCGNEVAITRSRLRFVLPFVAEPAELHVLRTAVREQLAHWGFQALEDEVQLAVTELAANVIKHVGAGAPATLVMEHSEARLRVELHDKSSAVPTLRDPDCEGEFGRGLHLLEALAAEWGTAVTAVGKGVWCEIALGSVPRLRQLRRAVAALEHYRGEAGPVGMRQVRNLVILEDAATDLIADLLHWVAAQGGDPDELLDRALMHYEAEAEAA; from the coding sequence ATGTGCGGCAACGAAGTCGCTATTACTCGATCTCGGCTTCGCTTTGTTCTGCCCTTCGTGGCGGAACCAGCTGAACTCCACGTACTCAGAACCGCCGTGCGAGAGCAGCTCGCTCACTGGGGATTCCAAGCGCTTGAAGACGAGGTGCAACTTGCGGTCACGGAGCTCGCGGCGAACGTCATCAAGCATGTAGGTGCAGGGGCGCCGGCAACCCTCGTCATGGAGCACAGCGAGGCAAGGCTTCGCGTAGAGCTCCATGACAAGAGCAGTGCGGTGCCGACGTTGAGGGATCCGGACTGCGAAGGCGAATTCGGCCGGGGCCTGCATCTGCTGGAAGCCCTGGCAGCGGAATGGGGCACCGCTGTCACGGCGGTCGGCAAGGGCGTGTGGTGTGAGATCGCGCTCGGCTCTGTTCCGCGCCTTCGCCAACTGCGCCGTGCGGTCGCGGCGCTGGAGCACTACCGGGGTGAGGCCGGCCCTGTGGGAATGCGCCAGGTCCGAAACCTGGTGATCCTCGAGGACGCGGCCACGGACCTCATCGCCGACCTCCTGCACTGGGTCGCCGCTCAAGGCGGCGACCCAGACGAACTCTTGGACCGAGCGCTGATGCACTACGAGGCCGAAGCGGAGGCGGCGTGA
- a CDS encoding HNH endonuclease, with protein MALPSWTDGQFGTMKRAALWLVSVVGEGNVFTKEDVKTAFPGISQADRRVRDLRDYGWQIDTHREDASLGQHEQRFVAQGQPVWEPGKATKTSTAITDTQRRKVLAKDGNRCRSCGIAPGQVYAGSFESAQIDIARRQVKQPGGSSKLELVAECNRCRVGGRGLDADLEAVLAGIAKLGGLERKMLTEWVAADEREFGAVERLWADFRTLPTEARDQVRGDLGLPPA; from the coding sequence ATGGCTCTGCCGTCTTGGACAGATGGACAGTTCGGCACGATGAAGCGCGCCGCGCTGTGGCTGGTGTCGGTGGTGGGGGAGGGCAACGTCTTCACGAAGGAGGACGTCAAGACGGCGTTTCCAGGCATCAGTCAGGCCGATCGCCGGGTGCGTGACTTGCGTGATTACGGATGGCAGATCGACACGCACAGGGAAGACGCCTCACTGGGGCAGCACGAGCAGCGGTTCGTCGCGCAGGGTCAGCCGGTCTGGGAGCCGGGGAAGGCCACTAAGACCAGTACTGCGATCACTGATACCCAGCGGCGGAAGGTGCTGGCCAAGGACGGCAACCGCTGCAGGTCTTGCGGGATCGCTCCCGGACAGGTCTACGCCGGCTCGTTTGAATCGGCGCAGATCGACATCGCCCGGCGCCAGGTGAAGCAGCCTGGCGGCAGCAGCAAGTTGGAACTCGTAGCCGAGTGCAATCGCTGTCGTGTCGGCGGCCGTGGACTGGACGCCGACCTTGAGGCCGTACTTGCGGGCATTGCCAAGCTCGGAGGGCTGGAGCGGAAGATGCTCACCGAGTGGGTTGCCGCGGACGAGCGGGAGTTCGGCGCGGTAGAGCGCCTCTGGGCCGACTTCCGCACGTTGCCGACGGAGGCCAGGGACCAGGTCCGCGGCGACCTTGGATTGCCGCCCGCCTGA
- a CDS encoding transcriptional regulator, which yields MSKDLGDFGRPPLAVENQDLVEQRLLEAAAGTGLQETLTVEWRTKPLVVQVIDVPVESLYYNPGTHRIRAQRSFDPVRDRLLDEDPWSEESQDYLQYLLQAEPSDPAKRDKDFEELKTSLKDFKQNEAGLITRDGVLVNGNTRAAALRELGVPNIRVGVLPESCTWADVNKVELSLQLRHDTRRPYSYINRLLTIDEQVGAGRPLRDVARDFRIRKETAEQDLWVLACLRDLRERSITAEAELRLLDFEDAQEKLREVHRAYGKESKANKEKAELLKENRLAAIVMDFSKTDVRLIEADFRTRYLEHRLPEELKAAPAATAPAERRIPGINRPVRAEVPQVAAARAFTDTLLRAKAVIRAGDKVPAAEAEKAAAVFTQAHRTVEDALEPAGKDARVRKRKQAAPDRLNDACKDIEQCITDMALAQASRSLDEEALDEAVLKLKATMRKLALAAAQSIEVPGDGVAWLLDAVRQEEA from the coding sequence GTGAGCAAGGATCTCGGAGACTTCGGTCGGCCGCCGCTCGCTGTTGAGAACCAGGATCTGGTGGAGCAGCGCCTCCTGGAGGCGGCTGCGGGTACGGGGCTCCAAGAAACCCTGACAGTTGAGTGGCGCACGAAGCCGCTGGTAGTACAGGTCATCGACGTGCCGGTCGAGTCGCTCTACTACAACCCTGGTACGCACCGCATCCGTGCTCAGCGCAGCTTTGACCCGGTCCGCGACCGGCTGCTGGATGAGGACCCCTGGAGCGAGGAGAGCCAGGACTACCTGCAGTACCTGCTCCAGGCCGAGCCCTCTGATCCGGCCAAGCGTGACAAGGACTTTGAGGAGCTCAAGACGAGCCTCAAGGACTTCAAGCAGAACGAGGCCGGGTTGATCACGCGCGACGGCGTACTCGTCAACGGCAACACCCGTGCGGCAGCACTGCGCGAGCTTGGTGTCCCGAACATCCGGGTGGGTGTGCTGCCGGAGTCCTGCACTTGGGCGGACGTCAACAAAGTCGAACTCTCCCTCCAGTTGAGGCATGACACCCGCCGCCCGTACTCGTACATCAACCGGCTGCTAACCATCGATGAGCAGGTAGGGGCCGGCCGACCCCTGCGTGACGTTGCGAGGGATTTCCGCATTCGGAAGGAGACTGCGGAACAGGACCTCTGGGTTTTGGCCTGTCTTCGTGACCTGAGGGAAAGGTCCATCACCGCCGAGGCGGAGCTGCGCCTGCTGGACTTCGAGGACGCCCAGGAGAAGCTCCGCGAAGTGCACCGCGCCTACGGCAAGGAGTCCAAGGCAAACAAGGAGAAGGCCGAGCTGCTCAAGGAAAACCGCCTGGCGGCTATCGTGATGGATTTCTCCAAGACCGACGTGCGCCTCATCGAAGCCGACTTCCGGACGCGGTATCTGGAGCACAGGCTGCCGGAGGAACTCAAAGCCGCTCCCGCTGCCACGGCTCCCGCAGAGCGCAGGATTCCCGGGATCAACCGGCCCGTGAGGGCCGAGGTGCCCCAAGTAGCCGCTGCCCGGGCCTTCACGGACACTCTCCTTCGGGCTAAGGCCGTTATTCGCGCAGGCGACAAGGTCCCGGCAGCCGAAGCTGAGAAGGCCGCCGCTGTGTTCACTCAGGCGCACCGGACTGTAGAGGACGCGCTGGAGCCGGCTGGCAAGGATGCCCGGGTGCGCAAGCGCAAGCAGGCGGCACCCGACCGGCTCAACGATGCTTGCAAGGACATTGAGCAGTGCATCACCGACATGGCGCTGGCCCAGGCGTCGCGCAGCCTTGATGAGGAGGCTCTCGATGAGGCGGTGCTCAAGCTGAAGGCCACCATGCGCAAGCTCGCTCTGGCGGCTGCCCAGAGCATCGAAGTGCCCGGTGACGGTGTCGCGTGGCTGCTGGATGCCGTGCGTCAGGAGGAGGCGTGA
- a CDS encoding DEAD/DEAH box helicase has product MTETEPSLRIGFDVSRTKAVLRVGEQYRRELTRLAARFPAGGQRGPLAMELTLDDFLVGIDVLADWPHPDSVAWEDELAALVGGVLDDADLAEQRLQEPGGAPAWDCSAVEAALGSEWCADLTEFQRRDIARLLSLQHGANFSVPGAGKTRVGLAVYAAMRERKEVRRLLVVSPKSAYESWLFESGQCFERPPITTVMGKSPDPRAEILIVNYERLDKSLAALASWLRAMPSMVILDEAHRMKLGAQGIYGSACMALGPLSRRRLILTGTPAPNGARDLENLLSFVWPGHGRRVVTQAVAGGDLAHASSVLRPLFTRTTKNELGLPPFETRIRRLRMPDLHREVYDALVGRFTARAEASRADFDALGKAMLRLLMAATSPALLVEGGSRYEPLTYQVPPLEVPEDESLYSLMRNLPRHELSPKYQETLKIVAENAAMGRKTLVWTTFVRSITTMENMFAAYQPAVVHGGTPDREEQIRRFREDPDCQVLLSNPATLGEGISLHHVCHDAVYVDRDFMAGRFLQSLDRIHRLGLAPGTETRVTVLAVEGTIDDVVAMRLEAKLEFMGRILDDPSVQQLADLEDEPSVAAGMDMADVRALLRHVDAVAAQ; this is encoded by the coding sequence GTGACCGAGACAGAACCGTCCCTGCGGATCGGCTTCGACGTATCGCGGACTAAGGCTGTGCTGCGGGTGGGTGAGCAGTACCGCCGTGAGCTGACCAGGCTGGCTGCCCGCTTTCCCGCGGGTGGCCAGCGCGGCCCCCTTGCTATGGAGCTGACCCTCGATGACTTCCTGGTGGGCATTGACGTCCTCGCTGACTGGCCACACCCGGATTCCGTTGCGTGGGAGGACGAACTAGCTGCGCTGGTCGGGGGAGTTCTTGACGACGCCGACTTGGCCGAGCAGCGGCTCCAGGAACCTGGCGGCGCGCCTGCCTGGGACTGTAGCGCGGTGGAAGCGGCGCTGGGATCCGAATGGTGCGCGGATCTCACTGAATTCCAGCGGCGCGACATCGCACGGCTGCTGTCATTGCAGCACGGCGCCAACTTCAGCGTCCCTGGCGCTGGGAAGACGCGCGTCGGTCTCGCGGTATACGCGGCTATGCGGGAGCGCAAGGAGGTCCGGCGGCTGCTAGTCGTGAGCCCTAAGTCCGCTTACGAGTCCTGGCTGTTCGAAAGCGGGCAGTGTTTCGAGAGGCCTCCTATCACCACGGTCATGGGGAAGAGCCCCGACCCCAGGGCAGAGATCCTGATCGTGAACTACGAGAGGCTGGACAAGTCTCTTGCCGCGCTTGCCTCTTGGCTTCGGGCCATGCCCTCCATGGTGATCCTCGACGAGGCGCACCGCATGAAGCTCGGGGCTCAGGGGATCTACGGAAGTGCCTGCATGGCCCTCGGGCCGCTCAGTCGCCGTCGGCTCATCCTGACTGGAACGCCGGCCCCGAACGGGGCACGGGACTTGGAGAACCTGCTTTCGTTCGTGTGGCCGGGGCACGGCCGCCGGGTGGTGACTCAGGCCGTCGCAGGAGGCGATCTCGCGCACGCCAGCTCAGTGCTCCGTCCCCTGTTCACCCGGACGACCAAGAACGAGCTGGGACTTCCACCGTTCGAGACCCGCATCAGGCGCCTGAGGATGCCCGATCTGCACCGCGAGGTGTACGACGCCCTCGTAGGGCGTTTTACTGCCCGGGCTGAGGCTTCGCGCGCTGACTTCGATGCCCTCGGCAAGGCGATGCTGCGCCTGCTCATGGCGGCCACGAGCCCGGCGCTGCTCGTTGAGGGAGGAAGCCGCTATGAGCCCCTGACGTACCAGGTGCCGCCGCTTGAAGTCCCCGAGGACGAATCGCTGTATTCGCTGATGCGGAACCTGCCACGGCACGAGCTCTCCCCGAAGTACCAGGAAACGCTGAAGATCGTCGCGGAGAACGCCGCGATGGGCCGCAAGACCCTGGTCTGGACGACCTTCGTACGTAGCATCACCACGATGGAGAACATGTTCGCGGCGTATCAGCCTGCTGTGGTGCACGGCGGTACACCCGACCGCGAGGAGCAGATCCGCCGCTTCCGCGAAGACCCCGACTGCCAGGTGCTGCTGTCTAACCCGGCGACCCTTGGCGAGGGCATCAGCCTGCACCACGTATGCCATGACGCGGTCTACGTGGACCGTGACTTCATGGCGGGTCGCTTTCTCCAGAGCCTGGACCGAATTCACCGGTTGGGTCTTGCGCCCGGTACGGAGACCCGGGTCACGGTCCTCGCGGTCGAGGGGACTATTGACGATGTGGTGGCAATGCGGCTCGAAGCGAAGCTGGAATTCATGGGACGAATACTGGACGATCCATCCGTCCAGCAGCTGGCTGACCTTGAGGACGAGCCCTCCGTTGCGGCTGGCATGGATATGGCTGATGTTCGCGCGCTGCTGAGGCACGTCGATGCCGTCGCTGCCCAGTGA
- a CDS encoding DNA cytosine methyltransferase yields the protein MRNQLGTATQNRALTCIEVCAGAGGQALGLERAGFEHIALVEVDADAANTLRINRPHWNVLHTDARNLLAHDLRPADQSVDLLAAGVPCPPFSLAGKQLGADDERDLFPVMLALAARLRPHAVLIENVKGILQKKFDSYRTAILRQLEDLGYATSWRLLRACDFGVPQLRPRSVLVAMRPTAFTRFKWPEPTSCPDTAPSVGSVLFESMASRGWEQAREWADSARRIAPTLCGGSRKHGGPDLGPSRARQAWAQLGVNGSSVADAPPLPGALLPVKLTVAQIALLQGFPPDWAFTGRKTSAYRQVGNAFPPPVAEAVGRSVASALTQTSTPEVCIPHTGRLGSELSGRSFQPASIESPGVMA from the coding sequence ATGCGGAACCAGCTCGGCACCGCCACCCAGAACCGGGCGCTCACATGCATCGAAGTCTGCGCCGGCGCCGGAGGTCAGGCCCTGGGTCTAGAGCGTGCCGGTTTCGAACACATCGCACTTGTCGAAGTGGATGCAGACGCCGCGAACACCCTGCGCATAAACCGTCCGCACTGGAACGTTCTCCACACGGATGCCCGGAATCTCCTCGCTCACGATCTCCGTCCTGCCGACCAGAGCGTCGATCTGCTCGCTGCGGGCGTCCCCTGCCCGCCGTTCTCGCTCGCAGGCAAACAACTCGGCGCAGACGATGAGCGAGACCTGTTCCCCGTCATGCTGGCGCTGGCCGCCAGGCTCCGGCCGCATGCCGTCCTGATCGAGAACGTCAAAGGGATCCTGCAGAAGAAATTCGACAGCTACCGCACGGCTATTCTTCGCCAGTTAGAGGATCTCGGCTACGCCACCAGCTGGCGCCTGCTGCGCGCCTGTGACTTCGGGGTGCCTCAACTCCGGCCACGCTCGGTCCTCGTTGCCATGCGGCCGACCGCATTCACTCGCTTCAAGTGGCCAGAGCCGACGTCCTGCCCAGATACCGCGCCTTCAGTGGGCAGCGTCCTCTTCGAGTCCATGGCTTCGCGAGGCTGGGAACAGGCCCGCGAGTGGGCGGACTCCGCGAGGCGCATCGCGCCCACTCTCTGCGGTGGCTCACGAAAGCACGGCGGTCCCGACCTTGGCCCTTCCCGCGCCCGGCAGGCCTGGGCCCAACTCGGCGTCAACGGATCCAGCGTCGCCGACGCTCCGCCCCTGCCCGGAGCACTGCTGCCGGTAAAGCTCACCGTGGCCCAGATAGCGCTGCTTCAGGGCTTCCCTCCAGACTGGGCATTCACCGGCCGCAAGACTTCGGCTTATCGGCAGGTGGGAAACGCGTTCCCACCGCCGGTTGCAGAGGCCGTTGGCCGCAGCGTTGCCAGCGCACTGACTCAGACCAGTACCCCGGAGGTCTGCATCCCCCACACCGGGCGGCTCGGAAGCGAACTATCCGGCAGGAGCTTCCAGCCAGCCTCCATTGAGAGTCCCGGCGTGATGGCCTGA
- a CDS encoding HNH endonuclease — protein sequence MRDLRPAGWVILTYRDKPSLQPDQLYLEKIGLPIWEAEHRAAGLRQISAKTRRFVYERDGHMCRRCGVAAGEEYADDPGVHARLTLGHVNPHKSGNGANAEDLITECARCNETVKHLTGVQMTKEQVWDRMKELPLRGKRDLLAWMKVDHRPLSPAEKAWGMYRQLPAAVREELEKDLEALMRS from the coding sequence ATGCGGGATCTGCGTCCCGCGGGCTGGGTGATCCTCACGTATCGCGACAAGCCCAGCCTTCAGCCGGACCAGCTGTATCTGGAGAAGATCGGGCTGCCGATCTGGGAGGCGGAACACCGCGCTGCCGGCCTGCGCCAGATCAGCGCGAAGACGAGGCGCTTCGTGTACGAACGCGACGGCCACATGTGCCGTCGCTGCGGAGTCGCCGCAGGCGAGGAGTACGCCGACGATCCGGGGGTCCATGCGCGTCTTACGCTCGGCCACGTCAATCCGCACAAGTCGGGCAATGGGGCGAATGCCGAAGACCTGATCACGGAGTGCGCCCGCTGCAACGAGACAGTGAAACACCTCACTGGTGTGCAGATGACCAAGGAGCAGGTCTGGGACCGGATGAAGGAGCTCCCACTACGTGGCAAGCGCGACCTGCTGGCATGGATGAAGGTCGACCATCGTCCTCTGAGCCCAGCGGAGAAGGCGTGGGGAATGTACCGGCAGCTCCCGGCTGCTGTGCGTGAGGAGCTCGAGAAGGACCTGGAAGCACTCATGAGGAGCTGA